Below is a genomic region from Dioscorea cayenensis subsp. rotundata cultivar TDr96_F1 chromosome 14, TDr96_F1_v2_PseudoChromosome.rev07_lg8_w22 25.fasta, whole genome shotgun sequence.
TTGTCCTAGAGATGTTAAATCATTTATGATGCTTTGGAACAGGCCTGCTGATCCTCTACCTTCTGTTCTTTTTCAGTAGAGACTGTTAAATCTGAGTCACTTCCCAGAAAATCTGGAGATGTGGAGTCCTTCATCTTCCCTTTTGATCAGAGAATGAGTCCTTGATTGTCATCcttcaatattatttttctttatgccAAGAAAATTTCTCAAGTTCATTATGGTTTCCTTTAGTCTAGTGTTCAGCCCACTTTTAGATATATAATCTTTGATCACTAGCAAGTTTGCTTCTGATCTTTAATCAAATTCCATGAATTAGTAAATCTAATTTGGTATTGATAgtattatacatatacatatatatatatatagtgaaattCAGCAAACACACTATCAAATGATTTAGggcataaaaaattttacattgaCACACTGTCTCTTTGTATTAGCAAATGAACTCACGACTTGTTTCAGGAATTATAGAATAATGGCTAAATGGTATGAAGGAAATCATTAACAGCTATAATATTAGTTAAATTTGTTTGGAGAAACATTACTTTTTATATCAGGcacattttatatatacttcttCTGATTAAGCTACCACACAGCAAATAGTCAGAACCATAAATTTAGGTATGAATCTTAATTCTGAATGGTTAGCCAGGATAAAATCCAAACTAAAATGCATAATCACTCGGCTAATTCACAGTTCACAAGAAGTTATCTATCTGACATGCATTATCTTTGATAaaacactataaaaaaacatatgttcTTTGAAACagttaatttttcttaattcagAAGCAGCTAATCCAAGTGCCACTAATTTTTTGCAAGAATAGGTATAACAGGTATTAGATCATCTCCATAAAATTGCTTAATTAGTTTAAATGGAATTATCCTCGTTGTTGATTTTTTCACCTTCAAGCTTGTTATGAAAGTGTAGGGACTTGTATAtgatattcttttcttcatatatatgtatatttatacacatatatgttATATGTATAATGAGCTCCTTGTATGTTATTTGTTGCACTAATGTTTCTTATGATATACTTACAATCTCAAGACTTGTTGTTAATTATTAGTTTCATGTCCTTTCTGCACTCTTAGTTTGCCGATCGCCTTCAACAAGACTTTTCAATGCATGACTAATAAATCATACAGGAACTAATTTAGCTAATTAACACAGCTTTCCTTGAAGTTGCTACTTGATATGTTCAAGAAATAAGTTAGACTTTGCTAAACAAAGTTAATTATCACTGAAGGTcatacaataagaaaaacaagtattttttaGGTGTTCACATCCATGTCCCATGATTAACATATAGTTATGCATGCAAGATTTAGAATGAATTTAGTTCAACTTGCACATATATTTCTCTAACTATTGCATTAAAAATTTTTGCTATCATTAAAATttagaacacacacacacacacacacatatatatatatatatatatatatggaactgAGCTTATTTTTATGAACAAAACTATTAATTGAATGATAATGGAAGACTAATTGCCATGGCATCTCTTTCCTAATAATCATGTCCtttcattataattttaatttagttttaatctATAAATACTTTATGCCTCTTAGTATGACGTCAGTTGAAATAATgtatgataaaatgaaatgaaatgagaCAACAACGCTGACTGGATTAAATGGTGTTTAGTTACTTTATCTTTATATCTGGATTAAGTGAGTGATTTCAAGAACTAAGTCCACTCACGAGTCACTACAGCACATTCATGATCAACAAGTCTTGTCCATTTTCATTATTCAGTCCttaatatgtttttgttttatctatATCCATAATAAAATCTTATTGTTGTGTAGAATACTAGTGATGtagaattattttctttttattgcaaATCCTATAATTCTATATGATGCTTAAAATTGGATTTTATGTTTGACATTCTTGTTACTTTTCTTGAGATTTGAAGGCTATCATTTTCCAATTATATGAAGGTGAATATTGCTGATATCCATTTAACGGAACCATGCTTCTGCATTTCACAGAAGAAACTTTGGATGTATTGAATTTGGACTGACTATtttattgacatatatatatatatgttatcaaTGGTCTTCCAATCTGGAATATAAACTATGAGATAAAATAAGGGTCCAAAagcataataataaagatataaagCATTGTTACCAAGGAGAAGGTTTATGAGATTTTAATAGCTATGTTGTGAAGAAGCTAAATCAAGCTCATGAAGAGACATTGATTGTTTACCGAAATGAAGTCTTAGACTAGTTCTCATTAGGTAGCTATTGCATAGAACTTGCACATCTTTAACAAAAAAAGGTCTTTGTGAGTTCATGAATTTGCAAGTAGCTCACTAGTCAAAGAAACCTTACTTATTTATAGAAGAACTTTGCCATGATTTAACTAtataggcatatatatatattcaaacttTTTCAAAATAGCATGCATGAAATGATACTCTTAGATTTTGACCAAGTTCACAGCTCCTATCCCTGCCATGATTTAACTATATAGGCATATATATATTCgaactttttttaaaacaaaaacagcaTGCATGAAATGATACTCTTAGATTTTGACATGAAGTCTAGATTTTCAGATTTTTTCTGCATTACATGGAGAAAAGTAAAATAGAACGTAGCAATAAATATTATGACAAAAAATCACATGGAATACTGCAGTAAGTGCTGCAGCAGATTGCTGTACTTCTTTTCACTTGTAGGCATTGAGAATGCATGCTAAAATCTGAATCATTCCCATGTCATATCCCAGAAAACCTGGGTACTGCATTGCTTTCAAAGATGTCCTTCCATTGCAGGACTAAATACAGCTTACCTTTATTCTCAGGGACTTTTGGCCTTTTCTAATTTTCGCTGATTAGCAAGGTACTTCTCTCATTGAAGTGTGCATTAAAATATGCAAGGATGCAAAACACCATAAAAACATagatttgaatatgaaaacatatatgTTTTTGAAGAATATTATGAGAGTTTAGAGTTATAAATATACAAGATAAGTTCTTAAGAAACttttgaaggaaaagaagaagaaagctaaTGTTTGTTGTTCATCAACAAGTATGATCCTATCTTCATGGATGGGTACGTTTATACTGATCCTATAAATTATAGGTCAGCATGAACTATAAATGGCTGCTTATATACATCAATTTGATGTGCCAGAAGTCATGTCTCCTGGTTTTCTGGGTTGGTAGAAGGTTTTAGTGTACTTATTTGTCTGTCATTGTTctatatctttaaattttttcttttcaaatgtttGTGTATAGATACTAAAACTAACTCTAGATTAACAAGTATCAAGAAGTTGAGGTTATTCTTTCTCTCTTGTGTTTGGCTTTCAGCTATGAAAAAGATATACAATGAAAAGCTACCTGGTATTATCTTTAGGCAGAATAATACATGACCTTTATAAACCCCTTTAACTATAGTTCTTTTAAGGTAATGATAGCCAAAATTTCAAACTAAAGACAATACTTAAGGAAATAAAAGACTTATCGTTAGTTTTACAGTTGTAGCTTTTCATGTGGTCTACCCTAAAGCAAATAGGGTAGCTCACAGTTTATGATGAATTACATTAAATTTAATCAGCTTTACTggtcatcatatatatatatatatatatatatacgcaccactatttatattgttttagaGTTTATGTTGATACTTCAGTAAAGCTTAACTATTAATTTCAATACATCTTAAAACTGGAATGGTGCCTCTATGAAATGGCTGTTATGCATGCAGGTTTTCCTTTAACATCATGATATgcaaaattgtttttattacctTATTAtcatctcatcatcatcatcatcatcatcatcatcatcatcattattattaccaACAATTTTTTACAAGATATAAAATTAAACTTGTTGACCATTTAAGCAATGGATTTTAGATAGTCCGAATGACATCCTCCCTTCTTTATGGAGATTTGGTATACACTCACATGACTTTATTAGTATCTTCGTTcagttttgattctaaaattttttattttgggtttttttcttaatccTTAGTTCATGTGCTTCATAATAACATTTTTAGTTAGTCAGTTAATTAAGAAACAATGTTTTTGGATTCTTTTGTAGTGACCTCAatataattgaattttaaaCATAACTAGTAGTGGAgataatgaaaatacaaaaaacatagTCTCATGAACTCCTTCATGTAAATACCTTAAAATTTTCCTTTAAGCATCTGTAAAAGAACTCACTTGATCACTCTCACACGCGTCTCCTTTTAATATACTAGTAAAATACACCAAGCTTATGTAGTAGAAtatgtttatgttttcatttttcattcaagCAATTTTATTTATCTGAGTGATAGAAGACAAACTAATAAAGTaggcaaattatatatatatatatatatatatatatatatgaggttgCATCATCTATGAACGTTCATCGATTAAATCTCTATGAAAGTTTGTCGACAACTGTTTGATTGTTCATCATCTATAGTGTTTTGATCAAAACCGTATGATCATGATTGTTACAGTAGCTCAATGAATCCGTTCAATTCTATTTCTAATTTTCTATTAGACCTACGGTTAAAACTataaaatcaaaccaaaccaaTTAACCACTCGTTTATTGCTGGTACAATTGTCTGGCTATTGTTATTGTTGCTATCTCTCTCTCCACTCCCATCTGTTTTTGGCTCTTTCatctatttgttttaaatctgGGGATGATCTGTGAATATCCCCAGATGACTTATTCTCCATAGTAGAACATACATTCAATTACATTTAAATAACAAGGATGCATggttatatataaattagttattttacaTTAATGGATCACTATGTTTAAGAGAGAATTATGAGTAACTACCAAAGAGCTCAAGTCTAGTAGTGTTGGGCCTATTGTGAAAAGCAAGTGTAAACAATTTTAAGTTTGAGCTTGTTAGCAGAGTGGTAATGGGTCCCCGATTATGAGTGCGGGTTTACTGTTCAAATCTTGTGTTGCTAAGTGAGGGTGCGCTGACTAGATGATGAATTTTCAACTCAAGCGCATGCCCTCATGTGTACAACGATTGTTACTTtcgtaaaaagaaaaaaaagaagaagaattattAGTGACTTATGATTGATAAGCCTTTGTTTATAATATGTCATAAAACAAATAGAGAACTATTAATCCttggatatatatatgcttgaATAATCTCCTGTTCCATCTACTTCCATGattgatattaattatttagttataaAAAAAGGAGGATTATAAATAACTTATTATGATTGATAAGcctttgtttgtttataatGTCATAATACAAATAGAGAACAATTAATCCTTGGATGCTTGAATAATCTACTGTTCCATCTACCTCCGTGATTGatgttaattatttagtttataagGATGATATTATATACATTtgtttttacataaaataacCAATATAAAAGATCATTGAGCTAGCTGTGCTAAATGAAGTGGCTACAGGACAAAGTAATCAGTCATGAAATGAGACAATGATTTTATAATGGGTTAGGACTCTTAGGAGGAATTCGAAATGCATATGATATAATTGATTTATGAGAAATAAACAACACCTTAAATGTACTTTATACAAAAGCCATTTAAACTAGCAGTTAATTTATCAAAACCAAATTCAGTCAATTATTGATGAAATCTGAATTCAGTTAACTTGACATGCCTCACATTTAAAAGCTTGTTAATCTTTAAGCTTTGTCATGCATTTTGCTAATTTAACTAGAGAACTACTTTCCGTCAATATCTACTTTATTAGGATGACAACAGGAAACTATGAATGTACTTCATAATGACTTTATTATTGTCTTCGTTGTTGGTCTTGCACCTCTTCTTATTCAGTTTCAGTTTTGAttctaaaactttttttaaatttttttttaattctttgtttatGTATTTCATAATGACATTTTTAGTTAATCAATTACTTTAGAAACAATGTACGTGATTCTTTTGCAGTGACCTCCatataattgaattttaaacataatcatcaattaCCGAACTGGTAGtggaaataatgaaaatacGAAAACGCATAGTCCTATATAATGTTGAACTCCTTCATGTTAATACCTTAAAATTCTCCTTTTAAGCATCTATAAAGAACTCACACCACTCTCACATGCTCgtcttcttttaaaaatatactagTAAAATGTATCAATTTGAtgtaatagattttttttttccttgagaaATAAGTGACAAATATCCCCTACTTAAGGGAGGTCAGGACCGACACAAATATAGAGTTTATACCTTAATACACTTGTGCTCTCATATTGTGTGAGCTTTGGGTTTTGATCTTAAGTTCTTTCTGAAATAAACACCCTACTAAAAGATctaatatcaataaataatgaGACTGTTGACTATATAGTAAAACTTGTTTATGCATTCATTCttctttcaaattattttatttatgtgagTGATAAAagaataactaataaaatatgcaaattttatataagtttaaattttcttttgtagtCAAAAATGCATTCAAGTGCATTTAAATAAAGAGGAGGTATGGTTTAACATAAATTAGTCAATTTACACGAATGGATCACTttgttaaattgaaaattacAAGCAAATTATGATTGATaaagctttatttatttttttataatatatcatataaacAAAAGTAACATCAACTGCATAGGTTTTCAAAATTActgttttctaaaaatatttaatgatagcTGTTAGATGATGATCTAACGACTATTACTTGTATAGACAATTATgcagaaattttattatttactgtATAGAATTATGTGcatgattattatttaacattatttagtGCATGCATAGGATGACGGTAGCCATTGAATTTATATCTAACCACATTGTGGGACGTCCCCCGCTGGAGGACATACATTCAAAACAAATAGCGAACCATTAATCCTTAGATGGTCTAATAATCATGTGTTACATCTACTTCCATGATTGATGTTACATAAGGATGGGACATTGATTATATAGTAGATTAGGACTCTCAGGAGGAATTGTAAATGCATATGATATAATTGATATCTGGAAATAAAGAACACcttaaatgtaattttatataaaagccatttaaaaaatttatcaaaacgAAATTCAGTCAACTATatatgataaaatccgaattCAGTTAATTTGACATGACTTACATTTATAAGCTTGTTAATTAACCTTaagttttttcattcattttgccAAATAACTAGATAACTATTTTCGTTCAATATCTACTTTATTAGGATGATAACATGAAACTATGAaagttcatatatatttcttcttaacAGTTTAAGCAAAACACTTGAACGATATCAACGTTGTTGCTACAATCCTCAAGATCTTAATATCGGTGATCATGAAACACAGGTTTGTGTTTGCTATCattattttcttgaaatttgATCATTTTCATAACTCATTCCAAATCTTCTCATAAATAGTAATTGAAGTTGAGTTATCATGAgccttaaaaaaaactattaattagtattagaaatttatttacTGAATTATGATTGTTCAATGTTTATAATGCAGAATTGGTACCAGGAAGTGTCTAAACTGAAGGCAAAATTTGACTCTCTCCAGAGGTCACAGAGGTTTGTTTGTCCTGATGAACATTGTCTTCAGAAATTAATCTTAATTTGGGGTATATATTATTACCatctaataaataatcaaaatcgAAAGGCATTTGCTTGGAGAAGACCTTGGACCCTTGAATGTGAAAGAGTTGCAACAATTGGAGAGACAACTTGAATCTGCTCTTGCACAAGCCAGACAAAGAAAGGTATTAttctttatctattttaatgatacttttttttttaaaaaaggtttCCTTCTGTGTTGTTAAACTATATTGTTATGCAGACACAGATAATGCTGGATCAAATGGAAGAACTTCGAAAGAAagtaagaatatatatatatatatatatgaataaaatgcTGGATCATAATGATCAGTGTGATAGACatgtaaatgtttttattaacaGGAACGTCATCTTGGAGACATAAACAAGCAACTTAAAAgcaaggttttcatcttcattacataatgttttctttttccttttggttttttaaatgttgttatGGGTATAAAAAAAAGAGTATTTTTCTGTTTGTATATTGAGTTCCCAGCTTGAGGCTGAAAATTCAGCTTTCAGAGCCATTCAAGGTTCATGGGAGACTGAAGGAGTTGTTCCTAACCATGGCTTTCCTGTTCAT
It encodes:
- the LOC120275530 gene encoding agamous-like MADS-box protein MADS3 — translated: MGRGRVELKRIENKINRQVTFSKRRNGLLKKAYELSVLCDAEVALIIFSSRGKLYEFGSSGLSKTLERYQRCCYNPQDLNIGDHETQNWYQEVSKLKAKFDSLQRSQRHLLGEDLGPLNVKELQQLERQLESALAQARQRKTQIMLDQMEELRKKERHLGDINKQLKSKLEAENSAFRAIQGSWETEGVVPNHGFPVHHSQATAMETEPILQIGYHHYVPTEVNMARNANGENNNNNNNNNTNFMHGWVL